From the genome of Oncorhynchus tshawytscha isolate Ot180627B linkage group LG31, Otsh_v2.0, whole genome shotgun sequence, one region includes:
- the hsd17b8 gene encoding estradiol 17-beta-dehydrogenase 8: MWRHLLDQERTTRSSTTTIMAATTRLISRLTVVTGGGSGIGRAVCQRFASEGAIVVVADISEESANQTLDSLNHDHKGQDHMASAVDVSSRESVEKLLTSIQCRYFQPPSVCVNAAGITRDEFLLKMEDEDFDKVIQVNLKGTFLLTQAVGKALVACGAPKGSIITVGSIVGKVGNIGQANYSASKAGVEGLTRTAAKELSRYGIRCNCVLPGFITTPMTDKVPEKVISQLTSMVPLGRLGEPAEVADVCAFLASDDSRYITGTSIEVTGGLFIG, encoded by the exons ATGTGGCGCCATCTCCTGGATCAAGAGAGAACAACTCGGTCTTCAACGACAACCATCATGGCGGCCACCACACGGCTCATATCAAGGTTGACTGTTGTCACGG GAGGGGGCAGCGGGATTGGCCGAGCCGTATGCCAGCGATTTGCTTCCGAGGGTGCCATAGTGGTGGTCGCTGACATCAGCGAGGAGTCAGCCAATCAGACCCTGGACAGCCTGAACCATGACCACAAAGGGCAGGACCACATGGCGTCTGCTGTGGATGTTTCTTCAAGGGAGAGTGTCGAGAAACTACTCACAAGCATACAG TGTCGGTACTTCCAGCCTCCCTCGGTATGTGTGAATGCCGCAGGGATCACTCGGGATGAGTTCCTCCTGAAAATGGAGGACGAGGACTTTGACAAGGTTATTCAAGTCAACCTAAAG GGTACATTCCTCCTGACTCAGGCTGTTGGCAAGGCTCTGGTTGCCTGTGGAGCTCCTAAAGGCTCCATTATTACCGTGGGCAGCATTGTGGGCAAG GTGGGCAATATTGGACAGGCAAACTACTCTGCTTCCAAAGCAGGTGTGGAGGGCCTGACCAGAACTGCAGCCAAGGAGCTGAGCAG ATATGGGATCCGGTGTAACTGTGTGCTTCCAGGGTTTATAACCACACCCATGACTGATAAAGTACCAGAGAAAGTAATCAGTCAG ctTACGTCCATGGTGCCACTGGGGAGGTTGGGAGAGCCTGCAG aGGTAGCTGATGTATGTGCCTTTCTGGCTTCTGATGACTCTCGCTACATCACTGGAACCAGTATTGAAGTAACAG GAGGCCTTTTCATTGGCTGA